Proteins encoded together in one Vitis vinifera cultivar Pinot Noir 40024 chromosome 4, ASM3070453v1 window:
- the LOC104879201 gene encoding egg cell-secreted protein 1.4, which yields MVMVRPLDSMPNLQARLRLEGESPNCWDSLFELQSCTSEVIMFFLNGETHLGPNCCRAIRIIEQQCWPALLTLLGFTPQEEDILRGYCDATDSTPTPLPPPPHPVDPTFTISHHFIP from the coding sequence ATGGTCATGGTGCGACCTCTCGACTCAATGCCAAACCTCCAAGCACGACTACGACTGGAAGGAGAGTCCCCGAATTGTTGGGACTCTTTGTTTGAGCTCCAATCTTGCACTAGTGAAGTTATCATGTTCTTCCTCAATGGCGAGACACATCTTGGTCCCAATTGCTGTCGTGCCATCCGCATCATAGAACAACAGTGCTGGCCCGCCTTGCTCACTTTGCTAGGCTTCACCCCCCAGGAAGAAGATATTCTCCGCGGCTACTGCGATGCTACTGACTCCACCCCTACACCACTGCCCCCACCACCACATCCTGTGGATCCCACTTTCACCATCTCCCACCATTTCATCCCATAA
- the LOC104879200 gene encoding fasciclin-like arabinogalactan protein 19 has protein sequence MEKPSRSTALILLTTLPLIVSTVTAVITDQELDSAIAYLRSNGYNLFANGIATSDLRFQILEGEAFTVFSPRDSDVFSLDLASVATDYVQNLRHHVVPGFRLSFSQLRNLSLGGSRLETLLPRHSVFISNRFNDTVLNGVAVDGVRISVPDLYLGSNLTVHGLDGILVSEFRSSEDSTCDLGCMAPSVWPDNSRPSVAPRVDANLATPTSSPQEENAPSYFISQANSPQGENVSEDLVKSESLPPVENISPEMIRNSGSSNGGKHESDEGKRI, from the coding sequence ATGGAGAAACCTTCACGATCGACGGCTCTGATTCTTCTCACTACTCTACCGCTCATCGTCTCAACCGTCACCGCCGTGATCACAGACCAAGAGCTGGACTCCGCCATCGCATACCTCAGATCCAACGGCTACAATCTCTTTGCAAATGGCATTGCAACCTCCGACCTCCGCTTCCAGATCCTCGAAGGCGAAGCTTTCACCGTCTTCTCTCCCAGAGACTCCGACGTCTTCTCTCTCGACCTTGCCTCCGTGGCTACCGACTACGTCCAAAACCTTCGCCACCACGTGGTGCCGGGATTTCGTCTCTCCTTCTCCCAGCTCCGCAACCTGTCTCTGGGCGGGTCTCGCCTTGAAACTCTCCTCCCTCGCCACAGCGTCTTCATCTCCAACCGCTTCAACGACACCGTCTTGAATGGCGTCGCAGTTGATGGAGTTCGTATCTCTGTTCCTGATCTTTATCTTGGATCCAACTTGACAGTCCATGGACTTGACGGAATTCTTGTTTCGGAGTTCAGGTCATCGGAGGATTCAACCTGCGATCTAGGATGTATGGCGCCGTCGGTTTGGCCTGACAATAGTCGACCTTCGGTTGCTCCTCGGGTTGATGCAAATTTGGCCACGCCGACGAGTTCGCCGCAGGAGGAAAATGCGCCATCTTATTTTATCAGCCAGGCGAATTCGCCACAAGGGGAAAATGTGTCGGAGGATTTGGTAAAGTCGGAGAGTTTGCCGCCGGTGGAAAATATTTCGCCGGAGATGATCAGAAATTCGGGTTCCAGCAATGGAGGGAAGCATGAGTCAGACGAAGGAAAGCGAATTTGA